The Streptococcus pluranimalium genome contains a region encoding:
- a CDS encoding P-loop NTPase fold protein: MAKENKFIKLEDIDTSTAEENFSKLLNEKKTYFLNGSWGSGKTTFLGNIDKKYDKKLIFIDLWQINDSRPLLEIVFSKLHPVIYWGFLAFTIGLVSISILSTNVVNLGLEQYFGMIPKISMWVGIVALVVAVFQFFKFKTDIFYAWLFRHVPFGKKVLIIDDFDRLTEKQQEETYKIFSLLKGKLPIVFVGDISKVYTVKDNFLSKIIDRRVELPFALHPKNIWETYFGVLEEKFDTILSQDFKQLIVNEGRNLRDREHFNDYVNKEFFERGKSGHVQIEQQLLIIYTYLFHSNLYQNLINGFGVDIDEGEDVPKFLITSQVDSLYKYNENYPPCFAHNQTVYFLYEEVTNTSVSELEEMLNNDVLLKKQLLSSNDTDFYKYLSANYGNFTGERKEELLQLALEYIRDYKMSDTISYIIREKEIEIMPPKQFMGMHGNSMMYSIPKERENKTDEEINDEIYNGWKKVLDKVGYDLSQQVYLFVKYHIFSFHVLGERFSDIQCETILHSSDERKDIMLAVYLSSKNLWTEFSKWTDGIWEVVSSLTDTQFISFWILQGIISNGRNIDDFDYIPADKTFTVWKKTYSFDYRNEIDNSQTISKIKNRLDKMELGGFKFKYAIDERYRRED; encoded by the coding sequence ATGGCTAAAGAAAATAAATTTATAAAGTTAGAAGATATTGACACATCAACTGCGGAAGAAAATTTTTCCAAGCTATTGAATGAAAAAAAGACATATTTTTTAAATGGTAGTTGGGGTTCTGGTAAAACAACATTTTTAGGAAATATTGATAAAAAATACGATAAGAAATTGATTTTTATTGATTTATGGCAGATTAACGATAGTAGGCCTCTCTTGGAAATTGTGTTTTCTAAACTACACCCCGTTATTTATTGGGGATTCTTAGCATTTACTATCGGTCTGGTTTCAATTTCAATTTTATCCACTAATGTTGTTAATTTAGGACTTGAACAATATTTCGGAATGATTCCCAAAATTAGTATGTGGGTAGGAATTGTAGCACTAGTAGTTGCCGTCTTTCAATTCTTTAAATTTAAAACAGACATTTTCTACGCTTGGTTATTTAGACATGTACCGTTTGGTAAAAAAGTATTGATTATTGATGATTTTGATAGGTTAACAGAGAAGCAACAAGAAGAAACATATAAAATATTTAGTCTTCTAAAAGGGAAATTGCCGATTGTATTTGTAGGTGATATCTCAAAGGTTTATACAGTAAAAGATAATTTTTTGTCAAAAATAATTGATCGAAGAGTTGAACTACCTTTTGCACTCCATCCCAAAAATATTTGGGAGACATACTTCGGTGTATTAGAGGAAAAATTTGATACGATACTTTCGCAAGATTTCAAACAACTTATTGTAAATGAGGGGAGAAATTTAAGAGATAGAGAGCATTTCAACGATTATGTTAACAAGGAGTTTTTCGAGCGAGGTAAGTCAGGACATGTTCAAATTGAGCAACAGCTGCTTATAATTTATACCTATCTGTTCCACTCAAACCTCTATCAAAATTTAATAAATGGATTTGGTGTAGATATTGATGAGGGAGAAGATGTTCCTAAATTCCTAATAACTTCTCAAGTTGATAGTTTATATAAATATAATGAAAACTATCCGCCGTGTTTTGCCCATAACCAAACTGTATATTTTCTATATGAGGAAGTAACAAATACATCAGTGAGTGAGCTAGAGGAGATGCTTAATAATGATGTTCTACTTAAGAAGCAGTTATTATCAAGTAACGATACTGATTTCTACAAGTATTTGTCAGCTAATTATGGAAACTTTACCGGCGAAAGAAAAGAGGAGTTACTACAGTTGGCTCTAGAGTATATACGTGACTATAAGATGAGTGATACAATTTCCTACATCATTCGCGAAAAAGAAATTGAAATTATGCCTCCCAAACAATTCATGGGAATGCATGGTAACTCTATGATGTATTCTATTCCTAAAGAGCGTGAAAATAAAACTGATGAAGAAATTAATGATGAGATTTATAATGGATGGAAAAAAGTTTTAGACAAAGTTGGCTATGATTTATCTCAGCAAGTATATCTTTTTGTAAAATACCACATTTTTAGTTTTCATGTACTAGGAGAACGATTCTCTGATATTCAGTGTGAGACCATTTTGCATTCTTCAGATGAAAGAAAAGATATTATGCTAGCAGTTTATCTTTCTAGTAAAAATCTATGGACAGAGTTTTCTAAATGGACCGATGGCATCTGGGAAGTAGTTTCTTCATTAACTGATACTCAATTTATATCTTTTTGGATTTTACAAGGTATTATTTCCAATGGAAGAAATATCGATGATTTCGACTACATCCCTGCTGATAAAACATTTACTGTCTGGAAAAAAACTTACAGCTTTGATTATAGAAATGAAATAGATAATTCTCAAACTATAAGTAAGATTAAAAATAGATTAGACAAAATGGAACTAGGAGGTTTTAAATTCAAATATGCGATAGATGAAAGATATAGAAGAGAGGATTAA
- a CDS encoding DNA-binding protein, which translates to MKIKFVSVENSIAEWADKRAILRRWEGLNQYTLNRWLGEMRDNKQFKDYVINPTHKLVFINLEGFEEFLRWKQRAVK; encoded by the coding sequence ATGAAAATTAAATTTGTATCGGTTGAGAATAGCATAGCTGAGTGGGCAGATAAAAGAGCTATATTGAGGAGGTGGGAAGGTCTGAATCAATATACACTGAATAGATGGTTAGGTGAAATGAGAGATAATAAGCAGTTTAAAGATTATGTGATTAACCCAACTCATAAACTAGTCTTTATTAATTTGGAAGGCTTTGAAGAGTTTTTAAGATGGAAACAAAGGGCGGTAAAATAA
- a CDS encoding helix-turn-helix domain-containing protein — translation MYRRIRDLREDYDFTQEYLAKYLSCSQSAYSRIETGKRQVSIDYLIQLSKLYQVSTDYILGLTDNPYRLKRLK, via the coding sequence ATGTATAGGCGTATTAGAGATTTGAGAGAAGATTATGATTTTACTCAAGAGTACTTAGCAAAATACCTATCCTGTAGTCAATCGGCATATTCCAGGATTGAGACAGGAAAACGGCAAGTATCTATTGATTATCTTATTCAGCTTTCAAAACTCTATCAAGTCAGTACAGATTATATACTAGGGCTTACAGATAACCCTTATCGTTTAAAAAGATTAAAATAG
- a CDS encoding type I restriction-modification system subunit M has translation MEQTQTSQALYQALWNSADVLRSKMDANDYKSYLLGMVFYKYLSDKMLYFVAKTMEEPTEDLQQALDLYRVYYEDEETHADLVAVIKDEMSYAIAPDLTFTALVNRVNEGTFQLEDLAQGFRNIEQDDELFENLFEDIDLYSKKLGATPQKQNQTISGVMKELAALDVAGHAGDMLGDAYEYLIGQFATDSGKKAGEFYTPQPVAKLMTQIALLGREDKKGFTLYDPTMGSGSLLLNAKRYSKEPNTISYFGQELNTSTYNLARMNMILHGVPIENQYLNNADTLDDDWPTQEPTNFDGVLMNPPYSAKWSADSGFLQDARFSAFGALAPKSKADFAFLLHGYYHLKQDGGVMAIVLPHGVLFRGNAEGKIRQHLLEEGAIDTVIGLPANIFFNTSIPTTVIILKKDRTNRDVFFIDASKEFTKGKNQNLMEDKHIEKILEAYTSRQDSDKFAHLASFEEIQENDFNLNIPRYVDTFEEEKVAPLAEIVANINTTNQVIEEKTASLIDKLGQLKGTTPEASQDLQALLEQFKG, from the coding sequence ATGGAACAAACACAAACCTCCCAAGCGCTCTATCAGGCGCTGTGGAATTCAGCGGACGTCCTCCGCTCGAAGATGGATGCCAATGACTACAAGTCCTATCTCTTGGGCATGGTCTTTTACAAGTACCTGTCAGACAAGATGCTCTATTTCGTGGCAAAGACCATGGAGGAGCCGACGGAGGACTTGCAGCAGGCCTTGGACCTTTACCGGGTCTACTACGAGGACGAGGAGACCCATGCGGACTTGGTCGCAGTGATCAAGGATGAGATGAGCTATGCCATTGCACCTGACTTGACCTTTACAGCCTTGGTCAATCGGGTCAATGAAGGGACCTTCCAGCTAGAGGACTTGGCACAGGGCTTCCGCAATATTGAGCAAGACGATGAGCTCTTTGAAAACCTCTTTGAGGACATTGATCTCTACTCTAAAAAGCTAGGCGCAACTCCGCAAAAGCAAAACCAGACTATCTCGGGTGTCATGAAAGAGTTGGCGGCGCTCGATGTCGCTGGGCACGCTGGTGACATGTTGGGGGATGCTTATGAGTACCTGATCGGTCAGTTTGCGACTGACTCGGGCAAGAAAGCTGGAGAGTTCTACACGCCACAACCCGTAGCCAAGCTCATGACCCAGATTGCACTCCTTGGTCGTGAGGACAAGAAAGGCTTTACCCTTTACGATCCGACCATGGGGTCTGGCTCCCTCCTCTTAAACGCCAAGCGTTATAGCAAAGAGCCCAATACCATTTCCTACTTTGGTCAGGAGCTCAACACCTCGACCTACAATCTGGCTCGCATGAACATGATTCTGCACGGGGTTCCGATTGAAAACCAGTACCTGAATAATGCCGATACCTTGGACGATGACTGGCCAACCCAGGAGCCGACCAACTTTGACGGGGTGCTCATGAACCCACCGTATTCTGCCAAGTGGTCTGCAGATAGTGGGTTCTTACAAGACGCTCGCTTCTCGGCATTTGGTGCCCTCGCTCCCAAGTCTAAGGCTGATTTTGCCTTTCTCCTGCACGGCTATTACCACCTCAAGCAAGATGGCGGAGTTATGGCCATTGTCCTGCCACACGGGGTGCTCTTCCGTGGCAATGCAGAAGGCAAGATCCGTCAGCACCTGCTCGAAGAAGGGGCCATCGACACCGTCATCGGTCTGCCTGCCAATATCTTCTTTAACACCAGCATTCCGACCACAGTCATTATTCTCAAAAAAGACCGGACCAACCGTGATGTCTTCTTCATCGATGCGTCGAAGGAATTTACCAAGGGTAAAAACCAAAACCTCATGGAAGACAAGCACATCGAGAAAATCCTTGAGGCCTACACGTCTCGTCAGGATAGCGATAAGTTTGCCCATCTGGCTAGCTTTGAGGAGATTCAGGAGAATGACTTTAACCTCAACATTCCACGCTACGTTGATACCTTTGAAGAGGAAAAAGTAGCACCACTGGCTGAAATCGTGGCCAATATCAACACGACCAACCAAGTGATTGAGGAGAAAACGGCCAGCCTGATTGACAAGCTTGGCCAGCTCAAGGGCACGACGCCAGAAGCCAGCCAAGACCTTCAAGCCCTCTTGGAGCAATTTAAGGGGTAG